The following coding sequences lie in one Oryza brachyantha chromosome 10, ObraRS2, whole genome shotgun sequence genomic window:
- the LOC102717005 gene encoding uncharacterized protein LOC102717005, translating into MTKVQPQSVESEPVRKLQRLPRVFSRVLELPFPRNTNVGKHFTSNADYFFVPHGVGGEPDVVQVHIVKLERWDITRVVVHIGTGEPDLKNDLVYDKWRFPLAETSILSMIMAGYVNGQLVVVVPRMDVRGDGGKEEIPTWPNINKIGGGDGDKRGPCGGASHIPTK; encoded by the coding sequence ATGACAAAGGTGCAACCGCAGTCGGTGGAATCAGAGCCAGTGAGGAAGCTCCAACGTTTGCCACGAGTGTTTAGCCGTGTGTTGGAGCTTCCATTCCCAAGAAATACCAATGTTGGAAAGCACTTCACCTCCAACGCCGACTATTTTTTTGTGCCACATGGTGTTGGTGGTGAACCTGATGTTGTTCAGGTGCACATTGTGAAACTCGAGCGGTGGGATATCACTAGGGTGGTGGTGCACATTGGGACTGGGGAGCCAGACCTAAAGAATGATCTTGTGTATGACAAGTGGCGCTTCCCCCTAGCTGAGACATCCATTCTATCAATGATCATGGCAGGGTATGTGAATGGTCAGCTTGTTGTGGTTGTGCCTAGGATGGATGTAAGAGGTGATGGTGGAAAGGAAGAGATCCCAACATGGCCCAACATCAATAAaataggaggaggagatggagacAAACGCGGGCCTTGTGGTGGTGCAAGCCACATTCCAACCAAGTAG